The Setaria italica strain Yugu1 chromosome VIII, Setaria_italica_v2.0, whole genome shotgun sequence genome includes the window AGGTATCGTATGCAGAAGCTGAAGTTGATTTGTGAGAACACGCTGCACGGCTACGTCCACGCGAGCACGGTTTTGGCTTTTTCGGGGTTAGCTGAGAAGTATGGTTGCAAGGGTCTCAGGGAGGCATGCTTCAAGTTCCTCAAGGTTCCTGGCAATCTGAGGAAATTCATAGAAAGTGATGGGTTTGAGTGTATGGCGACTGGCGAGGAGTTGCCCCTGTCTTCTTAAGGAATTATTACTACTCGGCAGTCTCGATGCCAGACCTCTTCAACTTAATTGGAAGGGGAATTTTATCGTTTTACCCAATCTTTTTCTTATTGTTTATTTTTATCTTATCTGTTCTTGAGTACGTCATATACAGACTTCTCCTTTACATTTTATTTAATATAAAATTATTAGACAAAAAAGATTACCGCTATAAATTTTTCACCCAGTATTCTTGTTTCATATACTCAGACATGAATTATGTTAATACCTGTTTGTGCACTTGAGATGGTGGACTCAATAGGCAAGGTGTAAAAGGTTACATGAGTTCGGCCACTAGTGCTTTATCAGATTAGGACTCGGTGGCTAGCTTGTTCATAGCACTCAAATCACAATCCGAAAGGCATTGTAAACTCGTTTCCCTTTCAACCACGTTTAGCGTGACTCTTCCGAGCAGGCAGAGAAACAGCCGGACCGTGGCCGCAAAATATATCAGAAATCCTGCCAACAAGGTACCTAATTGACGACACCGTGTCCCATCTCATCAGCATCCAGTAGGCTTAGGCGCAGCCCATGCTCAGCTTTTTCTATCAAGCAGAGAGAATACAGATGCCCAGCTCTCCCGGCCCTGCCATCGTCGACCCCGGGCGCAGCAACGCGTCGACCATCGCCGCCGACATGGAGACCGGCTCGCACGAGCTCACCGTCCGCGGCTACTCGGGCACCAAGGGGCTCGGCGTCGGCAAGGGCATCCTCTCCGCAGCGTTCAGCATCGGAGGCCACAGCTGGTGCATCCCACTACTACCCCGACGGTTACAACGTGGAGAGCTCCGACTGCATATCCTTGTACCTCCAGCTGCTCGTCGACGATGATCAAGGAGACAACGGCGACGTCAAGGCACAGTTCAAGTTCTGCTTGCTGGACCAGGGAGAACCCGTGCCATCGTACACCCTGACTAGCAAGAGGCAGGAATTCGCCCGCATCAAATCTCACGCATGGGGTTGGGCCAAGTTCATCAGGCGCAAGGAGTTGGAGGAGTCTCCTCACATCGAAGACGATACATTCCGGATCAGCTGCCATGTCACTGTCCCCAAGATCCGGGCCGAGGAAACCCAAGTGCACTTCCTCACATCGCCTTCGAAGACGGACCTGCACCGGCATCTTCGTGATCTCCTAGAGAGCAATGTGGGAGCGGACGTCaagttcagggtcggcagggaGACGTTCACGGCGCACCGGAGCATCCTCGCCGCTCGATCACCGGTTTTCAGGGCGGAGCTCTTCGGTTGGATGAAGGAGAAGTGGGCGGCTCAAGTCCGGATCGATGACATGGAGCCGAGGGTGTTTGGAGCCATGCTCCACTTCATATACACCGACTCGTTGCCTCAGATAGAAGGTGACAGGAGGGTGATGGCGCAGCATCTTCTCGTTGCGGCAGACAGGTACTGCCTGGTGGGGCTGAAGATGATCTGCGAGGACATGTTGCGCAACTTCATCGACACCAACACGGCGGCGACTACTCTGGAACTGGCTGAGCAGCAAGGCTGCCGTCGTCTCAAGGAAAGATGCTTGAACTTCCTTAAGAATCCCGGCAATACAATTGCAGTCATGGCGACCGATGGCTTTGAGCATCTAATGAGCAGTTACCCCTCTCTTGTCAAGGACCTTCTTGCCAAGGTTTCTCCCTGATTATTCCTTGACTTGAGTGAGTGTCATAAGGACTCATTCTTTTTCACATGTAACTATATGGTTCACTTTAAAATAGTAGCTACGGGTTTTCCATAATCTCTAACTCTCTCAAGTGTCATATGTGTACCATAAATGACCAAAAAAATACTATATTTCACTATCCTCTCTGAATTCCAatcattcacttgatcaacaGCTCTTCTATTAAATTAAAATAAAGTAAATAAGAAATTCTCTTTAAAAAATGAGGCAGCTTGTGAGAACTAAGCTTAGCTGTGGTAGGTGTTGTGCCCATCAACAACGAGGTCCgagtggtgacttcatcaatctaaGGATCTACCAGCTTAGTCTCTCGAGGTGTTCATAAGTGGTGAGGTTATATACCTGTATTTATAGGGTTGGGTGTATGTGCATGACTGCACgcgtgtatgtgagcgtctgcgGCGTCTATGctgtgtttcgcaaaaaaaaaagaaaaagaaaagaaaatgaggcATCTCTTTCATTCGCACATCCAAACTTACTATCTCCATTACAATCTCCATTACAGGATCACTATCAGTATAAACTTTTCGTTCTACTACCTTCATATCGTTGTATTTGATGTTGGTTAGTTTAAGAATAAAGTAGTCTACGTCAAATATTATAAATTAGATGGAGTACATACAAAATATATCAGACTTCAAGGTAAATAGGATGTTTTCACGTGGGTATCATAACTTGTGCTTCCTTAGTTGACAATCCATGGAACAACATATTCAAATGTTATAGTCACTAATTGATTAATTAAGGCCTAATTCGGTAAGTTCTTGGACTAACTAAAACAGGTTatcaaggcaaaaaaaaaaagctattcTGTACATGACCAAAATATTTTTTCCGTGCGAACTGAGCGTTAGCTTAGCTGGTAAGGATCCTGGTGGTGCAACCTGTCCACCCAGGTTTGAGTTCTCAACTCAGCACGGAAGCAGCCATTTTTCAGGATTTAACCGATgctattcttttagtggtatGCGGCGTGCCCGTCGAGTGCGAGGCACCAGTAGTTACTTCGTCAATCTAGAGGATTTGCTGACTCAGTCTCTCGAAAGTGCTCATAGGAGTTGCGTGCGTGTGTTTGTTAGGGCGAGTATGCGTGCGTATATGTGAGCAGTACTATGTGATccctaaaaaatatttttgttttctAATTTTGGAGGGCATAATCAGAAAATATACAAATGGCCCATTGTACAGATTAAGAAAATAACAGCAACGTAGTATAAAAAAAGATCAAGAAAAAATATCTCGAATTTCCAAGACCAAAATATTTAGTGCATGGCAAGTAATGACGCAGTTAGCGGGAGGTTAATACCGAGAGAAAGAGGGCAGGTGGAAACGTGAATGACTCACCACTAATTCCCAGCTAACAACTATATTCAGGTTCAGCAAATTCCAAACAGGACATAAGTATAATTTGGGGGGCCTTAATTTTTTGGAGCATGTGTGGTAGGTAGCCCATGCTGAACTTACTTTTGTGCAATTCTGAAGATGCCTTGGTCTTCTTTTATTTCGTTAAGAAAATCTGGCATACTTTGTATTTCTCCGTTCCAAATGTCCTCTCATACAGGTTTCCTATGTTTTCAAATCCTCTTTTATTTCAATTTCTCTGTTCCGAATAGACGTAGGACTCGATGATGTATCCGATATGAATAAAGAAGTTGTACAACGTGACACTTCCGAATCGGCCTCGGAGTATAACCGGCCTGTTGCCACAAATATGTGAGATCGTACTAACAACGTACTACCTAGTTGACAACGCCGGGTCTCagctagtagtagtagtagggcTATCCGATCCATGCTCAGATTTTTCTCTAACAAACCGAAGAGAACGCAGATGCCGAACTCCTCGGCTCCTGCCGTCGTCGACGGCCGCCGCAGCAGCGCGTCGACCATCGCCGCCGATATGGTGACCGGCTCGCACGAGCTCACCATCAGCGGCTACTCCGGCACCAAGGGCATCGGCATCGGCACGTGCATCAAGTCCTCAGCGTTCACCATAGGAGGACACAGCTGGTGCATCATGTACTACCCAGACGGTGAACAGCAGGAGAGCGCCGATTGGATATCCCTGTATCTTGAACGGCTGGATAAAGGCAAAGACGACGTCACGGCGCGATTCAGATTGAGCCTACTCGATCAGGCCGGAGAGCCCGTGCCGTCAGTCGATTACTTGAGCGAGCAACGCACGTTCACCAGCGCAACAAGGACATTGGGCTACCGTAAGTTCGTCAGAAGGAACGGGTTGGAGTCATCATCTTTTCTCAAAGGCGACAGCTTCCGGATCCGATGCCATCTCACCGTGGTTAAGATCCGGGCGGAGACAGCCCGCGTGCAGTTCCATGTCCCACCATCCACGGACCTGCACCGGCATTTCGGTGATCTACTAGACAGCAAAGTGGGAGCTGATGTGAAGTTCAATGTTGGGAGGGAGACGTTCACGGCGCACCGGAACGTCCTCGCCGCTCGCTCGCCGGTCTTCAAGGCGCAGCTCTTCGGTTGGatgaaggagaagaaggcggcTCAGATCCGGATCGACGACATCGAACCGAGGGTGTTCAGGGCCATGCTCCACTTCATATACACCGACTCGCTGCCTGAGATCGACGAGGGTGATATTAGGGTGATGGCGCAGCATCTTCTCGTTGCGGCGGACAGGTATGGCTTGGAGAGATTAAAGTTGGTCTGCGAGGACGTGTTGCGCAACTTCATTGACACGAGCACCGTCGCCACTACTTTGGCGCTTGCTGAGCAGCACGGGTGCCATGGGCTGAAAGAGGGGTGTTTCAAGTTCTTAGAGTCTCCGGGTATTATGAAGGCAGTCGTGGCCGCTGATGGCTTTGATCATCTCATGAGCAGCTGCCCCTCAGTTGTCAAGGAGCTGCTCGGCAAGGTTTTTCCTTGACTCCGTCCTCGACTTGACGGATGAAGCTAAATACACGGAGTGCCAAATTTGGTATCTCTGTGTTATAATTCGACCTACCTCTCCAAGAATAGTAAAATGAGCTAAAAATATTAACAAACATATGAAAGGACGATTTTCTGCCGGATCAAATATGAGTTTCTTGCCGATAATAATAATGTATGTGTAATTGTCACGTTTAGTGACTGACAGTCCAACTAGGGGTGCctaagtggtagatttgtaagcGGCGGAGATCACAAGACCAAGAATTCGAATGGTAATACAGAAGGGtgaggtttagacaggttcgggtctttggaaagtaataccctacatcctgtgttctggtggactgtattgctggtatgagatGCGTTGGATTGAGTTAAGGTGGGCTGAGTTACCCTCGAGGGGCGCCTCTGGCCGCCTTATGTAGGTTGACGACCTAGGTTACAATCGGAGGATCTAATCGTAGTCGCttgttacatgaaaagcaatctgagtcagtttacaacaagtatcccgtgatatctgGGTTGAATTGATTCGCCCGGCCTCCTGGCTTGTGCTCCACGCGTCTTCATGCCTTGACCCGCACGGCATGGTCAGACAGGTCCACTTATTAGGACCGATCAGTATCCTTATCAGTGGGGATCCGTGAGTACCCTCAGTAATTAATGACCCAACCGTGTTAGCTCGTAGCTTTCGTTTCTCGAAAGTGAAGACACATGGCCAGCTCTCCCAGACCTGTCGTCGACGCCGGCCGCAGGAGCACGTCGACCATCGCCGCCGAGCATCATTCGAACTGGGATTAGTCATGTgatttttcacgcaaaatatgcCGGGTGAGAAACGAGCATTAGTCATGTgatttttcacgcaaaatatgcgcgtgcgtgggattcgaacccacaacctcaagcctcaTGTGTAGCTTTCTTACCATCTCAACTACACAGCATATTTGATTGAGCAAGGAATGCAATCCTTTTGGAGtgactcgtggggaccctttagtcccggttggtaccaACCGCGACTAAACCAAGTGAGAGGctttagtccgggtttgtaacaccaactgggactaaccTCAGGACTAAAGATGTCTTCACGGACGAGCTTTTTATTGAGGATTACCTTTTGTCTcgattaccaaccaggactaaagtctctttagtcccgggtcaaaaacaaCCAAGATTTTTGTTGAGAATTGTCGGTGTCAAAAATCACGGGTCGAGACTACCGGcttagtaaatttgttttctctgCACgttaggctcggatggttgtacGGGAGGACATGaggattagactggttcaggcaggaatagccctacgttcAGTGTGggtggctgctcgtgttacttgtaccaagtttgtagtaggggctacaaaacgggcgagagagggaagctggttccCAGGTCTCTGAGGTGTGTACCGATGCTCAAAGTGTCTTGAGCGCTAGGATTCTACGGGAGCTGTTGTGCGTGTTTGGTGTTGTTCCGTTGTTCCGCCCCTTCCCTCGGGCCCCCTGGTCCCCCTTTTATAATGTAAGGAGGACACAGGTTATAAAATGGGCTGGGAGTAAGAaaggtaaaaaggtaaaaaggtaaaacaagagagcgggaggagcaactggagacACCATCTTTCTTTCTTGTCTCTGCGTCTTGTTGGTACTGCTGCTGGGAAATGGCAgttgccgttgggtcccatcgatgatTCGGCTATCGGGTACTATAGCCGAGCATGCAAGTTGCATATGGCAGCTGACCACTGTAGCCGCGCAAGTTGGTGGTGACGAACAGCCATTGTAGCCGTGTAAGTGGCAGGAGGCGgccgaccactgtagccataTGTTCTGACAGGGCAGTGCGTTTGATGTGTACTTCTTGCCAGGCTGCGCAGGAAACCGGGCGGTTTGCCCTCTTTCATCTATACGGTAGAGgtgatgagtgccctatgacagGTGTCGCAGAGGGATAAGGCGGTGCAGTCGTAGTCCTGTGCTGTCGTGGCAGCAATGTGTAGCTCATCATTCCGACAGGTCACGTCGAAGAATGTGGGCGCCTCTCCATGTGTCAGAACCGTATCCTGGAGCGTGCGCATCCCATCGGTTATGTTTTGGCGAGATCGGGGGGGCCCACAAGCCCTGTGCCTCCGTTTGATGGCCTGCACATGccttcgggcgaggcggaaacttgcttcgaggggtcgggcgcgtccgaccccttgtgcctggggttgggcgaggtggaATCTTgtttcgaggggtcgggcgcatccgaccccttgcgcctggggtcgggtgaggtggaAATTTGCTTCGAGGGGTCGGgtgtgtccgaccccttgcacctagggttgggcgaggcggagcgagGTATCTCCGGGGTGTGTTTTGGTCGGTGGAGATTACGGGTGCCGGGGGTGGACCTTGGCCCTTATGTTTGTTGATTAGGGAGTGTAAGAAGGTTATTAATATTTCTCCCTGACAAGAATGGAAGGTCATTTTTCTACAGGTGATAATATGGAGCCGAGGGTGTTCAGGGCCATGCTCCACTTCATATACACCGACTCGTTGCCTGAGATTGACGAGGGTGAAGAAGGGTGATGGCGCAGCATCTTCTTGTCGCGGCAGACAGGTATGGCTTGGAGAGGCTAAAGATCATCCGCGAGGACATGTTGTTCAACTTCATTGACACCAACACGGCGGCGAATACTTTGGCACTGGCAGAGCAGCATGGCTGCCATCGTCTCAAGGAAAGATGCTTCAATTTCCTTTAAGAATCCCCGCAATACAATGGCAGTCACGGCGACAGATGGCTTTGAGCATCTAATGAGCAGTTGTCCCTCTCTTGTCAAGGATCTTCTCGCCAAGGTGGCTCCGTCATTCTTGAACTTGATAGAGCAGGCATACATAGTTATTTCTATGTACATGTAACTAGCATGTTAGGTCGTCCAAtcattcagcttcttctctagTTAGGTGCCATATTTTATCTCATGTAAATTCAATTTAAATACCAGAACAATTAAATTATTTCAGAAACAAATCCTCTGAAAATTTTGATGTTTaaagtcatttttagaaaaaaaatcccatACTTTGAGAAAATGTCCATCGCCAagatatatatgtatatgcaaACTATAAAGTCACTATTGCAACATCTAAATACTTTTAATGTTTTAACCGTACTCCTAATATACTAACCTTTGGTATCTTTAGCATAGCTAATATACGGACCTCTTTCACAAAATCTAATACATTTACGACTGAAAAAATTAATGTGGACAATATATGTAGATTATTACAACTAGTCCATCGACTCTGCTCTTCTGCCATCTAATTTTGAGTGGTACTGATATTAAAAATTTATATAGAAAAGTATGACTAGctcataatcaaaattattttacATACTGTCCCTCTTAACTCCCATCtattaaatattctaacacaatagtCATATGATACGTACTTATTATCCTTTATATTTGCATCACATCTCTGTTTGTGCTTGATATGTACTTAGTTGAACCCTTAGTTTGAGCTATTTATTAAATATGAAAATCGACGTTCTTATTGTTTCCTCCATAAATATATACATAGTCTACATGGTGACATACATTATGCATATTTACCTAAGTTAGTATTTTCTATATTAGAATCATATGCTGGTATATTTTTAGGATATTACAATGACACAACTAGATTATTTAAAAtcagatttaggggttactttacgTTATaatcacatatatatatatcggTAATGTACTTTTTATTTTAAAAGAAGGATGTGGATAATATGGATGGAAAATTAGGgattattttaagttatttttagaaGGCATTGCtgtttaattttaaaaaaaagattaaatGTTTCCCTTATATTATTTTCCATAATTATATAGGTGGATAATTTGGATATACATTTATGGATTACTctagactattttcataatgatagtggtgggtaactttaaTTTAAAAAGTATAATaaatccaatggctatgattattagattGCCGGATTGATTTTCTAatgtttgtgagaatttctatgacttattttctttttctaacaCGTCTCATGAGAATTTATGTGAAGCCTTCAAAAAaatctccaattagtaataataaGATATTGACAGTTTTCAAAGCAGCAGGAAATTTCCAGTCGATCACTGAAAAGTGATCTGAGGAACAATCTGAGACAAATATGTGTCTGACATGTATCACTCATCTCCCTTTAGCCTTTACCACTATATCTGACGATTCCTTGAGCCTTATATTCGGTTAAATCGTGGACATGTAGGGAATTAACCCCACCAATCCCTTAAGAGAGAGATGATTAACCGAACCGGGGTTAAATGGGAAGAAGCTTGGGGCACACGTACGGTctagaggaagaagagatcACGAGTCTGTGATCGACTGAAAAGATGGAAACAGACCAGAAAAGGTGACATGAGTTCGGCCCGGACTGGATGACAAGTTCGTTGCGATCCATACAACTCGATCTCGGAAAGGCATTGCAATAACTCGCTTCCCTTTCAACCACGTCTATTTTACAGTGTCTATTTTCCGTCGATCTCGGAAAGGGAACACGTACGGACGATGCCCAGATCTCCCGCCCCAGCTGccgtcgtcgacgccggcgcCCGCAGCAGCGCATCGACCATCGCCGCCCGCCGACATGGAGTCCGGCTCGCACGAGCTCACCATCATCGGCTACTCTGGCACCAAGGGACTCGGCGCCGGCAAGTGCAACACTTCCGCAACGTTCACCATCGGAGGGCACAGATGGTGCATCCGATACTACCCAGATAGTGACACCCAGGACAGCACCGATTGGATATCCATCTTTCTTAAACGAGTGGATGAAGGCAACGTCGACGACGTCACGGCGCGATTCAGAATCAGTCTATACTCGAGCAGGACGGACAGCCCGTGCCATCCGTTAAAATCTCGAGCGATCTGCACACGTTCTCCAGCGCAAAAACATCATGGAAAATTCGTGTTACATGTAAATTAGCATTTACTAGTCCATCAATCCGTTCTCCTGCACGGGCTAGTAATTTAATTTTATAGAGATAGTTATaaaaaattcatagaaaaatatGGTCCTATAACCAAttaaaatttcttattttttgccTTCCACTCATATAGATATTTTTTCATACATCTTTATCTGAATGTGATATGCTTTAGTTGCTAATTACTCTTTATGCAACTTCATCTCaatttttattccttttgcaTCACACCTCCAAGCATTTTTTATATGTGCATAGTGGAAAACTTTGCTTGAGCGTTTGACATGGAAATGGAGCATTACACATATATATGGATTCATCATGCATGTATACCTTGAAATagatttttatattaataatcgTACAATGGGTAATCTGaagcatatatatataggaGTATTTTGAGATAATTTTTTATAATTATAAAGGTTTAGTTTTTATATATAGAGATTTAGCCGTTATTCTATTTTTCGGAGTTATTCTTGCATGTTCTACACAGGCTTGGCGTCTTTATGATACTGAtgtataatataaatatttgtGTTACTGGTTGTATGTTTAATATTTAGGATCCTTGGAAGTAGGATTCAAATTTATTGTTTGGAAAGacaaatgcatttttattttcaatataAAAACATACCATCTCCAACTTCGATGTTAAGAGAATTGTCTTGAAGTCCCTTTAATACTGTCAAATATGGTTATCCAGGTATCACTGGTAGAAAAGAAACCTTCCGTCAGATATTTTTCCTCCCGGATGtctttgacccgggactaaagggtctttagtcctggatcaAATTCCCACTACTGACGGCCACCTCCGACgagctctttagtcccggttggtaatatcaaccgggaatAAAGAGTCCCATTTAGTTCAAGTTGTAACGgagggaatctggtggggcGTTTAAtaccggttgaaaacaccaaccgagactaaaggcccccctagtcccggttggacaaaggggagcattagtcctagttggtagcTCCAATCGAGACCAAAAGGCCCCTTTCCATACGGCCTATCCCTCTCTCcacaccttatcttctcctcctctccctttcttataTTCTTCTCCTCTCactttctctcttcttccttatcttctctcctcctcctctctctttcttccagGCGGGCCGGCGGGCAGCTCCGGTGTAAGCGGGCGAGCTGGGGTGGGCGGGCGAGGCGCGAGCGGGcgactattttttttattttttaacctttttagtcccagttggttttaccaacAGCTAAAGAGAGAATTGTGTGCTTAttagaaaattttgaaatattaaTGTGACTGAAATtttcaaaaagaattaaaactttgtttgaattttgtGCTTATTAGAAAAATAGAAAGCAAATGCTATTAAATAAATCCCAATCTTAAATTCAAACTTGTGTGGATTGAATTTGAATCTTTTTGGATTTTATTCGGATCTTGAATATGAgttatttcaattttgaatcaaattcaaaattaaaaCTAAATACAAATAAAAACAGAAAACAAAGTAACATAAACTAACTACTAGGCTGGCCGCAGCCCACCGGCCTGGCCTGCTTACGCTTTCCCCTCACCCACCTATGACCCAGTTCGTAACCGGCCCACGCGCTCGCCGCTGctccctttctctctttctctatGACCCCGCACGCCAAGGCGGCACTGTGCCACCTTCGTCAACCCCCGCGGCACGCACTCGAC containing:
- the LOC101778766 gene encoding BTB/POZ and MATH domain-containing protein 3, which encodes MPSSPGPAIVDPGRSNASTIAADMETGSHELTVRGYSGTKGLGVGKGILSLLVDDDQGDNGDVKAQFKFCLLDQGEPVPSYTLTSKRQEFARIKSHAWGWAKFIRRKELEESPHIEDDTFRISCHVTVPKIRAEETQVHFLTSPSKTDLHRHLRDLLESNVGADVKFRVGRETFTAHRSILAARSPVFRAELFGWMKEKWAAQVRIDDMEPRVFGAMLHFIYTDSLPQIEGDRRVMAQHLLVAADRYCLVGLKMICEDMLRNFIDTNTAATTLELAEQQGCRRLKERCLNFLKNPGNTIAVMATDGFEHLMSSYPSLVKDLLAKVSP
- the LOC101779175 gene encoding BTB/POZ and MATH domain-containing protein 2; this encodes MPNSSAPAVVDGRRSSASTIAADMVTGSHELTISGYSGTKGIGIGTCIKSSAFTIGGHSWCIMYYPDGEQQESADWISLYLERLDKGKDDVTARFRLSLLDQAGEPVPSVDYLSEQRTFTSATRTLGYRKFVRRNGLESSSFLKGDSFRIRCHLTVVKIRAETARVQFHVPPSTDLHRHFGDLLDSKVGADVKFNVGRETFTAHRNVLAARSPVFKAQLFGWMKEKKAAQIRIDDIEPRVFRAMLHFIYTDSLPEIDEGDIRVMAQHLLVAADRYGLERLKLVCEDVLRNFIDTSTVATTLALAEQHGCHGLKEGCFKFLESPGIMKAVVAADGFDHLMSSCPSVVKELLGKVFP